The following are encoded in a window of Psilocybe cubensis strain MGC-MH-2018 chromosome 4, whole genome shotgun sequence genomic DNA:
- a CDS encoding Transcriptional regulator CRZ1, whose translation MGHTCRKDSIYDLAEEELVNHSPTLGSPWAFSSSLSGAGLAGENAITDSASESSKGDMRACFDPFSSNASEDSEATWSFEKISTFTGLSVAEFAAQVSATAEETLRRMSGDMLISDTLAFNPGPLQTPDEYINMNQISTWLPSRTRTPPLALPLADINMRHLESSWNSDCVGVNPADIYSVPVTAPDIVPERLFLLHPDDVSSSHKDTCLKSSPDNSVGTPETGSHLDATTPGPDTASPYEEHTNLTLARSKLQNSEQISDDEPSIFPSPSSSEYSPPLKPLGIKRNQSSRITTRRNTRKSEAEEPDSFPEYQDNEQYNHVPLNLGTPVFDAHRGIDIEDLKAKAERYRLRNQGRDYDKRWLISFAGKLSEKGELVEEFRCYVSGCKQSNKRRDHILIHVGAHLDQRPFKCMHWQDISSSRFLRKNECKRHELSHTGIRPFSCHLCPSPATTFVRQDLLKRHMKRTHHIDFKVDKENEESHRPKKRARY comes from the exons ATGGGTCACACTTGCAGGAAAGATTCGATCTATGACCTGGCAGAGGAAGAACTAGTTAACCATTCGCCTACTCTTGGGTCTCCATGGgcattttcatcttctttgaGTGGCGCTGGGCTGGCGGGGGAGAATGCGATTACGGACAGTGCTTCCGAGTCTTCAAAAGGTGATATGAGAGCTTGTTTTGATCCTTTCTCGAGCAATGCTTCCGAGGATTCAGAGGCTACTTGGTCTTTTGAAAAGATCTCCACCTTTACGGGATTATCGGTAGCTGAATTTGCTGCCCAGGTGTCAGCAACTGCTGAGGAAACTCTAAGACGAATGTCTGGCGATATGCTCATATCGGATACTCTTGCCTTTAATCCTGGTCCTTTGCAGACCCCTGATGAGTACATAAATATGAATCAGATTTCTACCTGGTTACCCTCGCGGACTCGGACTCCACCTTTGGCCCTTCCGCTGGCTGATATCAACATGCGACACCTAGAATCATCCTGGAACTCGGATTGTGTGGGAGTCAACCCCGCTGATATTTATTCTGTGCCTGTAACTGCTCCAGACATAGTCCCGGAACGtctttttctccttcatcCAGATGATGTATCTTCATCTCACAAGGATACTTGCTTAAAATCTTCCCCTGATAATTCAGTTGGTACTCCGGAGACTGGATCTCATCTTGACGCAACCACTCCAGGCCCAGATACCGCTTCTCCATATGAAGAACATACCAACTTGACGTTAGCCAGATCTAAGCTCCAAAATTCCGAGCAAATAAGTGATGACGAACCTTCCATTTTCCCAAGTCCATCCAGCTCTGAGTATTCTCCTCCTTTAAAACCTTTGGGGATAAAAAGAAACCAATCTTCTAGGATCACTACAAGAAGAAACACGCGTAAATCGGAGGCAGAAGAACCTGATAGTTTTCCGGAGTACCAGGATAATGAGCAGTATAATCATGTCCCCTTGAATTTGGGAACTCCTGTTTTCGACGCTCACCGGGGAATCGACATCGAAGACCTCAAGGCTAAGGCTGAAAGATATCGCTTAAGGAATCAAGGTCGTGACTATGATAAACGATGGCTCATCTCGTTTGCCGGAAAGCTTTCCGAAAAAGGTGAATTAGTCGAAGAGTTCCGCTGCTATGTCTCTGGTTGCAAACAGAGTAATAAGCGTCGTGACCATATCCTGATCCATGTGGGTGCACATTTGGACCAGAGACCGTTCAAGTGCATGCACTGGCAA GATATTAGTTCGTCTCGATTTCTGCGAAAGAACGAATGCAAGCGTCACGAATTAAGCCATACCGGAATTCGACCATTTTCTTGTCATCTTTGTCCCTCACCCGCTACAACCTTTGTGCGTCAGGACCTTCTAAAGCGACACATGAAGAGGACACATCATATTGATTTCAAAGttgacaaagaaaatgaagaaagtCATCGTCCGAAGAAGAGAGCTAGATATTGA
- a CDS encoding NADH-cytochrome b5 reductase 2, translated as MWRHLQRSCHRPLHPIYSRPYSQLPGKNVFTKHNISCSAPPELSSGKRIANVLIAFCAGFSIYFFLDEPASQFERPSNSPNKFILSKVISNEDSGPGTKLLKIAAPTYFLPHNNTANSFDPIWSVYIKDDDIQVERPYTPLNGVDENGQMTFWIKKYPNGEVGRWLHTKRIGEPIEFRGPLTTWTWREDTWDEVVMISGGTGITPFVQLFHNVISKSPNTKTRFTLLHSSRVPEELPPPSLLDPMITFSIDNPDKLKFHVFVDEQDGSEPSTSIPAIYTGRISENTLKRHVFPEEPKISWWMSLFTNPPPTPDPRSRRILFLVCGPEPMISAIAGPYGRNFSQGSVGGILGKLGIVSDQVYKL; from the exons ATGTGGAGACACTTGCAGCGTTCATGCCATCGACCCCTTCATCCCATTTACTCGCGTCCTTATTCTCAGCTACCCGGGAAAAATGTCTTTACGAAACATAATATTTCTTGCAGTGCTCCACCGGAGTTATCTTCAGGAAAACGCATTGCCAACGTTTTAATTGCTTTCTGCGCTGGCTTCTCTATCTACTTCTTCCTTGATGAGCCTGCTTCACAGTTCGAAAGACCGTCAAATTCACCCAACAAATTTATCTTGTCTAAAGTCATATCTAATGAGGACTCGGGACCTGGCACAAAGCTTCTCAAAATTGCTGCACCGACTTATTTCTTGCCCCACAACAATACGGCGAACAGTTTTGATCCTATATGGTCAGTTTATATCAAAGATGATGATATACAAGTCGAAAGGCCTTACACGCCATTGAATGGTGTCGATGAAAACGGACAAATGACATTTTGGATCAAGAAATACCCCAACGGAGAGGTCGGGCGTTGGCTTCACACCAAACGCATTGGTGAGCCAATAGAATTCCGCGGTCCGCTTACAACCTGGACATGGAGAGAAGACACCTGGGATGAAGTTGTGATG ATTTCTGGTGGCACAGGCATAACACCTTTTGTTCAATTATTTCACAACGTGATATCGAAGTCCCCAAACACAAAGACACGATTCACTTTACTGCACTCTTCTCGTGTACCTGAGGAGTTGCCTCCACCTTCTCTTTTAGATCCCATGATTACCTTCTCGATAGACAACCCAGACAAGTTAAAATTTCATGTCTTCGTGGATGAGCAAGATGGATCCGAACCTTCCACAAGTATTCCCGCAATTTACACTGGAAGAATATCAGAAAATACTTTAAAACGTCATGTATTTCCGGAAGAACCTAAGATATCATGGTGGATGAGCCTTTTCACCAATCCACCCCCGACCCCCGACCCTCGCTCACGTCGAATACTATTTCTCGTATGCGGACCTGAGCC GATGATAAGTGCAATTGCTGGTCCTTACGGCCGCAATTTTTCACAAGGATCTGTAGGCGGAATACTGGGTAAATTGGGCATTGTTTCCGATCAAGTGTACAAATTATGA
- a CDS encoding Dihydroorotase, with amino-acid sequence MSISINSPADFHVHLRQGSISELITPHVRKGGFDVAYVMPNLKPPVTTTEQALQYKADLERIDPNVKYLMTLYLSPELTPDEIRKAKQAGIAGVKSYPRGVTTNSDGGIESYETYYPIFEAMQQVDMVLNLHGEVPSDAEAATLMSFPQNIHVLNAEPSFLPHLFKIHNAFPKLRIVLEHATTRAAVEAVKKCGPTVACSITAHHLALIVDDWAGQSWNFCKPVAKFPDDRQALRDVVKEGHPRFFLGSDSAPHPPAAKSTSTPTHACAAGVYTSPILLPLVAHLLESFGALDKLQNFVSGFGRAFYQEPIDQSKGARVIKLRRPSSKKIVDDKYVLGNESLIPFWAGKEIGWEIEEDD; translated from the exons ATGTCTATCTCTATCAATTCTCCTGCTGATTTTCATGTTCATTTGCGACAAGGTTCCATTTCAGAACTCATAACACCTCATGTTCGCAAAGGAGGATTTGACGTTGCCTATGTCATG CCAAATTTGAAGCCACCTGTTACCACCACTGAGCAGGCACTTCAATATAAAGCCGATCTGGAGAGGATTGATCCCAATGTCAAATATTTGATGACATTATATCTCTCCCCAGAACTGACGCCGGATGAGATCAGGAAGGCAAAACAAGCAGGCATTGCAG GCGTTAAATCGTACCCCCGTGGAGTAACGACCAATTCTGACGGAGGAATTGAATCATATGAGACTTACTATCCCATATTCGAAGCGATGCAACAAGTCGACATGGTTTTGAATTTGCACGGTGAAGTACCGTCAGACGCAGAGGCGGCTA CACTCATGTCGTTTCCACAGAATATTCATGTACTGAACGCAGAGCCCAGTTTTTTGCCTCACTTGTTCAAGATTCACAATGCATTCCCTAAATTGAGAATCGTGCTCGAGCACGCAACGACTCGGGCTGCTGTCGAAGCTGTAAAAAAATGCGGACCCACCGTTGCCTGCAGCATTACCGCCCACCATCTTGCTCTTATTGTGGACGATTGGGCGGGCCAATCGTGGAACTTCTGTAAGCCCGTCGCAAAGTTTCCAGACGATCGACAGGCGTTACGAGACGTCGTAAAGGAAG GCCATCCACGATTTTTCCTTGGTTCGGATTCTGCTCCCCACCCACCAGCTGCAAAATCTACCAGTACCCCTACTCATGCATGCGCAGCGGGTGTATATACATCCCCAATTTTGCTGCCTCTCGTGGCCCATTTGTTAGAATCTTTTGGAGCACTCGACAAGCTGCAAAATTTCGTCAGTGGATTCGGGAGAGCATTCTACCAAGAACCTATAGACCAGAGTAAGGGGGCCAGAGTTATCAAGCTGCGGAGACCGTCATCGAAAAAGATTGTCGATGATAAATATGTATTGGGTAACGAAAGTTTGATACCCTTTTGGGCTGGTAAAGAAATAGGATGGGAAATCGAAGAAGACGATTGA